A part of Amycolatopsis camponoti genomic DNA contains:
- a CDS encoding cation:proton antiporter yields the protein MDHTALSLIELGAVFFVLGALGRLAGKIGLSPIPLYLLGGLCFGSGGLIPLTDIGGFTHLASEIGVVLLLLLLGLEYSAAELFTGLRRSWTAGLLDIVLNAAPGAAVALLLDWGPVGAMVMAGVTYISSSGIVAKVLGDLGRLGNRETPVVLSILVFEDLVMALYLPILTAVLGGVSLLGGMEAVGISLLVITVVLVIALKFGRYVSAAVDSPDREVFLLKVLGAALLVAGLASAMQVSAAVGAFLLGIAISGSTAENATHLLEPLRDLFAAVFFVVFGLNTNPASIPPVLGWAIVLAVVTTLTKVGTGWWAARRQGIGKMGRARAGAALVARGEFSIVIAGLAVTAGAVDGELAALATAYVLLMAILGPTAARVVEPIARALQRKSATKTAPVEAS from the coding sequence ATGGATCACACCGCGCTGTCCCTGATCGAACTGGGGGCGGTCTTCTTCGTGCTGGGCGCGCTCGGGCGCCTGGCCGGGAAGATCGGCCTCTCCCCCATCCCGCTCTACCTGCTCGGCGGCCTCTGCTTCGGCTCCGGCGGCCTGATCCCGCTGACCGACATCGGCGGTTTCACGCACCTGGCCAGCGAAATCGGCGTCGTGCTGCTGCTCCTGCTGCTGGGCCTCGAATACTCCGCGGCCGAGCTGTTCACCGGGCTGCGCCGCTCGTGGACCGCGGGCCTGCTCGACATCGTCCTCAACGCCGCCCCCGGTGCGGCCGTCGCGCTGCTGCTGGACTGGGGCCCGGTCGGCGCGATGGTGATGGCGGGCGTCACGTACATCTCGTCGTCCGGGATCGTCGCGAAGGTCCTCGGCGACCTCGGCCGGCTCGGCAACCGCGAGACGCCGGTGGTGCTGTCGATCCTCGTGTTCGAGGACCTCGTGATGGCGCTCTACCTGCCGATCCTGACCGCGGTCCTCGGCGGCGTCTCGTTGCTGGGCGGCATGGAAGCCGTCGGGATCTCCCTGCTGGTGATCACCGTGGTGCTGGTGATCGCGCTGAAGTTCGGCCGGTACGTCTCGGCCGCCGTCGACAGCCCGGACCGCGAGGTGTTCCTGCTCAAGGTCCTCGGCGCGGCGCTGCTGGTGGCCGGGCTCGCGTCGGCGATGCAGGTGTCGGCCGCGGTCGGCGCGTTCCTGCTCGGCATCGCGATCTCGGGCTCGACGGCGGAGAACGCGACGCACCTGCTCGAGCCGCTGCGCGACCTGTTCGCCGCGGTGTTCTTCGTGGTGTTCGGGCTCAACACGAACCCGGCGTCGATCCCGCCGGTGCTCGGCTGGGCGATCGTGCTGGCGGTGGTGACGACGCTCACGAAGGTCGGCACCGGCTGGTGGGCGGCGCGGCGGCAGGGCATCGGGAAGATGGGCCGGGCCCGCGCCGGAGCGGCGCTGGTGGCCCGGGGCGAGTTCTCGATCGTCATCGCGGGCCTGGCGGTGACGGCGGGCGCGGTGGACGGCGAGCTGGCGGCGCTGGCGACGGCGTACGTGCTGCTGATGGCGATCCTCGGCCCGACGGCGGCCCGCGTCGTCGAGCCGATCGCCCGCGCGCTGCAACGGAAGTCCGCGACGAAGACGGCTCCCGTCGAAGCGAGCTAG